Genomic segment of Nitrospirota bacterium:
TGAGCTTTGCAATCCCGTCCCTGGCAATTGCGTACACAACCGGAAAGTCCAGTTGATCTTCCGAGGCATCCAGGTCAATAAACATATCATATATCTCATTTAAAACTTCCTGAATCCTTGCGTCAGACCTGTCAATCTTGTTTACAACCAGGATCGGAATCAGTTTAAGTTCGAGCGCCTTTTTAAGAACAAACCTGGTCTGCGGCAGTGGTCCCTCTGATGCATCAACCAAAAGCAATACCCCATCCACCATCTTCAGGATTCTTTCAACCTCGCCACCAAAATCAGCATGTCCGGGCGTGTCAACGATATTTATGATTGTGCCGTTATAATCGACAGCAGTGTTTTTGGCCATAATGGTAATCCCCCGCTCCCTCTCAAGGTCAATGTTATCCATAACCCTTTCGCGGACCTTTTCGTTGGCTCGAAATACACCTGCCTGTCTTAGCATTCCGTCAACAAGGGTTGTCTTGCCATGATCAACATGTGCAATAATTGCAATATTTCTTAAATCTTCACGTTTCATAATCCTGTCCTTTATATCCATATCTTTAATCCTCTTCCTTTTATGTTAAATTTTTTCTTCTTCAAACCATTCCGAAAACATTCAATGCACTTTTAAAAAACTCAACTTTTCTATCTGTCATTCCGGCAGTCCTTAAGCCGGAATCTGTTCTTTGGTAATGCTTTCCGGATGCCCTTAACGCTTCCGGCGCATGACGACAAAAAGACATTTATGCACAAACCCTATACAGGCAGATATGCCCTTGGGTTCAGCTCAAGCCCGGCTATGTCTCCCTTCGTATAATGAAGATATCCTGCAGCGGCAATCATTGCAGCATTATCCGTGCAGAGTGCAACCGGGGGGACATAGAGCTCTACCCCTGTCCTTTCCGCCATCTCTTTCATCGCAGCCCTGAGCTGCCGGTTTGCAGCCACACCACCTGTCAGGGTTACGCTTTTTATGCCCTCCTTTTTAACAGCATCTTCCGCCTTTTTAACCAGCACATCCACTACAGCCGACTGAAAAGACGCACAGACATTCTGTATAAGAGACTCGTCTGAAGAATTATTCAGAGAAACCTTTTCTATATAATTCCTGACAGCCGTTTTGAGTCCACTGAAACTGAAGTCATAAGTCCCTGGAATAAGCGCCCTTGGGAATGGTATTGACTCCGGGTCCCCCTTCCCTGCAAGCTCATCTATTAACGGCCCCCCTGGATAACCGAGCCCGAGCAGCTTTGCAACCTTGTCATAGGCCTCACCGGCAGCGTCATCCCTCGTCCTGCCGAGCTCCCGGTAAGAGCCAAACCCATCCACCCTTATCAGGGAAGTATGTCCTCCGGAGACTATAAGACTGAGAAAGGGAAAGGCCGGTCGCTGCTCAAGGAGAAAGACGGAAAATATATGTCCTTCAAGGTGATTCACACCGATAAGGGGAAGCCCCTTTGCATATGCAACTGCCTTTGCAAAGGAACACCCGACAAGGAGAGAGCCTATCAATCCAGGGCCCTGGCAGACAGCAATGCCCGAGAGGGTCTCAAGCCTGACAGAGGCCATCTTCAGGGCCTCATCTACCACAGGCCATATCATTTCAATATGGCGCCTTGATGCAAGCTCAGGTACTATACCGCCGTACTTTTCATGTATCTCTGCCTGTGAAGAGACCAAGTTGGACAGAATACGACTGCCATCAACCACTACGGAAGCAGAAGTGTCGTCACAGGAAGTGTCTATGCCAAGAATATATGTCATCCAGTCATTATGTCTTAACCCCCTACTGCCTGATTATTACCGTTCCTGCAGGCGGAGTAAACAGGAATATTGAATCCTCCAGAACTCTATTAATCTTTACATCCATAAGTATAATCTCTGTTTTGTTGCCATATCGGTCAAGAAATCTTATCTTCTCCAGTGGAAATTCGTTCTCTGAAAGTACTAATTCTACGGATTCAACAACCGTTTTTTTCCCCTTTGGGGTCATAAAAATATGTCCCGTCCTGCTTTTCAGATCGAAATTATTCTCCAGTTCATCAAGGTCCAGCAGTATTTTCAAGGGAGAACTGCTCAAGCCATAACCACCCATTGCTGAGACAAATGCCTGGGATTCGGAAGGCTGTGCAATAATCATCTCCTTACCTGTTAAATAAACCTCATCCGTACTTCCTTTCGTATACTTCCATCTCATCCTGTCAGGGATTTTCAGATAAAACATCCCCTCAAAAATCTCTTCTTTTTCAAGGTCCTTTATATATGTAACCTGTCTGAATCTGCCCTCAAGTGTCCGGAGATCTTTATAAACAGCCTTCAGCTTTGTTAACGGCACCCCGTCTGCAGATATCGCAGGGAAAGGCAAAATCAAGGAGACGGCCATAAAAAATGTAATGTACCTGACAGTATGCAGACAATGCCTCATTATCCCTTCCGTCCTCATAATAACTCCAATGTAACGAAAAAACTACGGGAAGACGAGAAAGGTTGACAGGATTGAGTCTGAACGATTTTCAGAATTACATAAGACTCATCCGGATGATGAGGCGTAATACTGTCCTCGGAGCCGGGCTGGACGCCCGTCGAGAATGAGTGAAGACTCAATCATGTCAACCTTACAACCGCTCCATTTTGTTTTTCGCTAACAACTTCCCGGGTTTCATTAATAAATGGTATATATGTATAATATCTGAAATGCTGCAAAAATAAAAAGTGAGGGGTTTTTAAATAAACTCGTGAAGGCACTGATCTTGAGTGGGGGCAAGGGAACAAGACTCCGT
This window contains:
- a CDS encoding outer membrane lipoprotein carrier protein LolA; translation: MRTEGIMRHCLHTVRYITFFMAVSLILPFPAISADGVPLTKLKAVYKDLRTLEGRFRQVTYIKDLEKEEIFEGMFYLKIPDRMRWKYTKGSTDEVYLTGKEMIIAQPSESQAFVSAMGGYGLSSSPLKILLDLDELENNFDLKSRTGHIFMTPKGKKTVVESVELVLSENEFPLEKIRFLDRYGNKTEIILMDVKINRVLEDSIFLFTPPAGTVIIRQ
- the tsaD gene encoding tRNA (adenosine(37)-N6)-threonylcarbamoyltransferase complex transferase subunit TsaD; this encodes MTYILGIDTSCDDTSASVVVDGSRILSNLVSSQAEIHEKYGGIVPELASRRHIEMIWPVVDEALKMASVRLETLSGIAVCQGPGLIGSLLVGCSFAKAVAYAKGLPLIGVNHLEGHIFSVFLLEQRPAFPFLSLIVSGGHTSLIRVDGFGSYRELGRTRDDAAGEAYDKVAKLLGLGYPGGPLIDELAGKGDPESIPFPRALIPGTYDFSFSGLKTAVRNYIEKVSLNNSSDESLIQNVCASFQSAVVDVLVKKAEDAVKKEGIKSVTLTGGVAANRQLRAAMKEMAERTGVELYVPPVALCTDNAAMIAAAGYLHYTKGDIAGLELNPRAYLPV